In one Microbacterium invictum genomic region, the following are encoded:
- a CDS encoding peptide MFS transporter yields the protein MDSDDRDRAPEQVPVGPPTGATAAADPDARTRAGRRAADDSGTDSAATFGRGEGDRDTRFFGQPWALAHVFGVEMWERFSFYGMQGILLIYLYYSTTQGGLGLPETVAAGIVGAYGGSVYLSTILGAWIADRILGSERVLFYSAIVIMAGHIALALLPGFLGVTVGLILVALGSGGLKANATSVVGTLYTADDPRRDAGFSLFYLGINLGAFFGPLLTGLLQTTMGFHWGFGLAAVGMALGLIQYSFGRKQLPPEASIVPNPLPRHRYGLFAGIAAAGLGLIVVLLLVGVITVDNLSLVVIVVTLGATIAYFFVILSSRRITSTERSRVWGFLPLFITSVAFWSLYQQQFTVVTIYSDQKLNRDIFGWTMPVSWVQSINPIFIIILSGVFATLWLKLGTRQPSTPVKFAIGTMIMGVAFLLFLPFAGGGPNSTPLLALVGILFVFTVAELLVSPVGLSVTTKLAPELFHTQMVALFFLSVALGTSISGWLAQFFDVNNEGPYFAILGALAIVVGIGLLVSVKPVLALMKGVK from the coding sequence ATGGACAGCGACGACCGCGACCGGGCACCGGAGCAGGTGCCCGTCGGACCCCCGACGGGCGCGACAGCGGCCGCGGATCCCGACGCCCGCACACGCGCAGGACGGCGCGCCGCCGATGACAGCGGTACCGACTCCGCCGCCACCTTCGGACGCGGCGAAGGCGACCGCGACACCCGGTTCTTCGGCCAGCCCTGGGCACTCGCGCACGTCTTCGGTGTGGAGATGTGGGAGCGTTTCAGCTTCTACGGCATGCAGGGCATCCTGCTCATCTACCTCTACTACTCCACGACGCAGGGGGGCCTCGGCCTCCCCGAGACCGTTGCGGCGGGGATCGTCGGCGCCTACGGCGGGTCGGTCTACCTGTCCACCATCCTCGGCGCCTGGATCGCCGACCGCATCCTCGGATCCGAGCGGGTGCTGTTCTACAGTGCGATCGTCATCATGGCGGGCCATATCGCGCTTGCCCTGCTGCCGGGGTTCCTCGGCGTCACCGTCGGCCTGATCCTCGTCGCCCTGGGCTCGGGCGGTCTGAAGGCCAACGCCACCTCGGTCGTCGGAACGCTCTACACCGCCGACGACCCGCGCCGCGATGCCGGCTTCTCGCTGTTCTACCTCGGCATCAACCTGGGCGCGTTCTTCGGCCCGCTCCTCACCGGTCTGCTTCAGACCACGATGGGCTTCCACTGGGGCTTCGGCCTCGCCGCGGTCGGCATGGCCCTGGGACTCATCCAGTACTCCTTCGGTCGCAAACAGCTCCCTCCCGAGGCGAGCATCGTGCCGAACCCGCTCCCCCGTCACCGCTACGGCCTGTTCGCCGGCATCGCCGCCGCCGGGCTCGGGCTCATCGTGGTGCTGCTGCTCGTGGGCGTGATCACGGTCGACAACCTCTCGCTCGTGGTCATCGTGGTGACCCTGGGTGCGACGATCGCCTACTTCTTCGTCATCCTCTCCAGCCGCCGCATCACCTCGACGGAGCGCTCGCGGGTGTGGGGGTTCCTGCCGCTGTTCATCACGAGCGTGGCGTTCTGGTCGCTGTACCAGCAGCAGTTCACGGTGGTGACGATCTACTCCGATCAGAAGCTCAACCGCGACATCTTCGGCTGGACGATGCCGGTGTCGTGGGTGCAGTCGATCAACCCGATCTTCATCATCATCCTCTCGGGGGTCTTCGCCACGCTGTGGCTGAAGCTCGGCACCCGCCAGCCGTCGACGCCGGTGAAGTTCGCGATCGGGACGATGATCATGGGCGTCGCCTTCCTGCTCTTCCTTCCGTTCGCCGGCGGAGGGCCGAACTCCACCCCGCTCCTGGCGCTCGTGGGCATCCTGTTCGTCTTCACCGTCGCCGAGCTGCTCGTCTCGCCTGTGGGGCTCTCGGTGACGACCAAGCTCGCCCCCGAGCTCTTCCACACGCAGATGGTGGCGCTGTTCTTCCTCTCCGTCGCCCTCGGCACCTCGATCTCGGGCTGGCTGGCGCAGTTCTTCGACGTGAACAACGAGGGCCCGTACTTCGCGATCCTCGGCGCACTCGCCATCGTCGTCGGCATCGGGCTGCTGGTGTCGGTCAAGCCGGTGCTGGCCCTCATGAAGGGCGTGAAGTGA
- a CDS encoding MFS transporter, translating into MRDRAEDNRKNLSRKPRQGAIVAVLAIAGLASSFMFTLVVPIQSKLPELLDASREDTAWVVTATLLAAAISTPVAGRLGDMYGKRRIVLVLLVLLVVGSVIAALSPGIVGVIVGRALQGAVTGVVPLGISILRDVLHENRVDTAIALISATLGVGGALGLPISALITERSDWHVLFWMSAGLGVVVFVLVLWIVPVSTLRTAGRFDFVGAAGMSIGLLGVLLAISRGNEWGWTSPAVLALGLGGLAILVAWGWYELRISDPLLDLRVAARRPVLLTNIASIAMGFSLFASNVVYPQMLELPVATGGFGLSLIAASLIVMPAGLMMMLLSPFSGRLARLFGPRLLLVLGALALIAAYGYTLLFSSEVWEILVANILIGVGIGFGYAAMPMLIMRSVPQSETGASNGLNALFRSLGTSTAAAVIGVVLATYVTPFQGVDVPTGTAFQVSFILGGAAALIALVVALFIPRRHDAHERHPALPEHERVTG; encoded by the coding sequence ATGCGCGATCGAGCTGAGGACAACCGGAAGAACCTCAGCCGAAAGCCCCGACAGGGTGCGATCGTCGCCGTGTTGGCGATCGCGGGACTGGCGTCATCCTTCATGTTCACCCTCGTGGTGCCCATCCAGTCCAAGCTGCCCGAGCTCCTCGACGCCAGCCGTGAAGACACGGCGTGGGTGGTCACCGCCACCCTCCTCGCGGCCGCCATCAGCACACCGGTGGCCGGGCGCCTCGGCGACATGTACGGCAAGCGCCGCATCGTGCTGGTGCTCCTCGTCCTCCTCGTCGTCGGATCGGTCATCGCGGCGCTGTCGCCAGGCATCGTCGGAGTGATCGTCGGGCGCGCCCTGCAGGGGGCGGTGACCGGCGTCGTCCCGCTCGGGATCTCGATCCTCCGCGACGTGCTGCACGAGAATCGTGTCGATACCGCCATCGCGCTCATCAGCGCCACCCTCGGCGTCGGCGGCGCGCTCGGCCTGCCGATCAGTGCGCTCATCACCGAGCGCAGCGACTGGCACGTGCTGTTCTGGATGTCGGCGGGCCTGGGCGTGGTCGTCTTCGTCCTCGTGCTGTGGATCGTGCCGGTGAGCACACTGCGCACCGCGGGACGCTTCGATTTCGTCGGCGCAGCGGGCATGTCGATCGGTCTCCTCGGCGTACTGCTGGCGATCTCCCGCGGCAACGAGTGGGGATGGACCTCCCCGGCCGTCCTCGCGCTCGGACTCGGCGGGCTCGCGATCCTGGTGGCATGGGGATGGTACGAGTTGCGGATCAGCGACCCGCTCCTGGACCTCCGCGTCGCCGCGCGGCGCCCGGTGCTCCTGACCAACATCGCCTCGATCGCGATGGGCTTTTCACTGTTCGCCTCGAACGTCGTCTACCCGCAGATGCTCGAGCTCCCCGTCGCGACGGGCGGCTTCGGGCTCTCGCTCATCGCTGCGAGCCTCATCGTGATGCCCGCGGGCCTCATGATGATGCTCCTCTCCCCCTTCTCGGGGCGTCTCGCGCGCCTCTTCGGCCCGCGCCTGCTCCTCGTCCTCGGCGCGCTCGCGCTGATCGCCGCCTACGGCTATACGCTGCTGTTCTCGAGCGAGGTGTGGGAGATCCTCGTCGCCAACATCCTCATCGGCGTCGGGATCGGATTCGGCTACGCCGCGATGCCGATGCTCATCATGCGATCGGTGCCGCAGTCCGAGACCGGCGCGTCCAATGGTCTGAACGCCCTCTTCCGCTCGCTCGGCACGAGCACGGCGGCTGCGGTCATCGGGGTCGTGCTCGCCACATACGTCACGCCCTTCCAGGGCGTCGACGTGCCCACGGGTACCGCCTTCCAGGTGTCGTTCATCCTCGGCGGGGCGGCCGCTCTCATCGCCCTCGTCGTCGCCCTCTTCATCCCGCGCCGCCACGACGCGCACGAGCGCCACCCCGCACTCCCCGAGCACGAGCGCGTCACCGGCTGA